A genomic window from Tautonia rosea includes:
- a CDS encoding metallophosphoesterase, with product MIDGSILVVVAVGHLCLAVLAVNVFHGLGVPEGTPARVVKGLCLAFLMSISLVLMGLFLVRPWENWPTVARAYTMLCLLIGLVGLPLVTLVRHRRRLPPGVSGHSRTVELTESVPRDEMIGTAWDSFWLRLPGNQAFHLSLTDWQIEQSGLPRPLEGLRILHLTDLHLTQAYSDRFFETMLAQAEAFDADLVAFTGDLIDDSALLDRVEPLLGRFRGRYGQFAILGNHDYRTNASGAFVALRSAGYTMIEGSWRLIEADDGARVAIGGTSNPWGPLPDPNAMPEANVRILLSHSPDPLAWAARQGIDLMLSGHTHGGQYRIPVIGSVLLPSRYSRRYDCGFFQRDETVLFVSRGIAAQHPLRINCPAEISRLTLRASSRLATPASSRASTRAMTLQGQG from the coding sequence ATGATCGATGGCTCGATCCTCGTCGTTGTGGCAGTGGGGCACCTTTGCCTCGCCGTGCTGGCCGTGAATGTCTTTCACGGGCTTGGAGTTCCGGAAGGAACGCCGGCGAGAGTGGTGAAAGGGCTCTGCCTGGCGTTCCTGATGTCCATCTCCCTCGTTCTGATGGGTCTGTTCCTGGTGCGGCCCTGGGAAAACTGGCCGACAGTCGCTCGCGCCTACACGATGCTGTGTCTCCTGATCGGGCTGGTGGGCCTACCGCTGGTCACGCTGGTCCGTCATCGGAGACGCTTACCGCCGGGGGTTTCGGGACATTCTCGGACGGTGGAGCTGACCGAATCGGTCCCCCGAGACGAGATGATCGGCACTGCCTGGGATTCGTTCTGGCTGCGGCTGCCCGGCAACCAGGCGTTTCACCTGAGCCTGACCGACTGGCAAATCGAGCAATCCGGCTTGCCTCGGCCACTCGAGGGGCTTCGTATTCTGCACCTGACCGACTTGCACCTGACTCAGGCGTATTCCGATCGCTTCTTCGAGACGATGCTCGCCCAGGCCGAGGCGTTCGACGCTGATCTCGTCGCCTTTACGGGAGACCTGATCGACGACTCGGCACTGCTTGACCGAGTCGAGCCCCTGCTCGGGCGATTCCGAGGACGCTACGGCCAGTTCGCGATCCTCGGGAACCACGACTACCGAACCAATGCCTCCGGCGCGTTCGTGGCCTTGCGATCGGCAGGTTACACGATGATCGAGGGGTCCTGGCGGCTTATCGAGGCCGACGACGGTGCCCGCGTGGCGATCGGCGGTACGTCGAACCCGTGGGGCCCGCTTCCCGATCCCAACGCGATGCCCGAGGCGAACGTCCGAATCCTGCTCAGTCACTCGCCCGACCCGCTTGCCTGGGCCGCTCGTCAGGGGATCGACCTGATGCTCTCCGGCCACACCCACGGCGGACAGTACCGGATTCCGGTGATCGGGTCGGTCTTGCTGCCGAGCCGATACAGCCGGCGCTATGATTGCGGGTTCTTCCAGCGTGACGAGACGGTCCTCTTCGTCTCCCGAGGGATCGCCGCGCAGCATCCCTTGCGCATCAACTGCCCGGCCGAGATCAGCCGATTGACCCTCCGGGCCTCCTCCCGATTGGCAACGCCGGCCTCGTCGCGCGCCTCAACCCGGGCAATGACCCTGCAAGGGCAAGGCTGA
- a CDS encoding response regulator, whose protein sequence is MSEKPRVLVIDRESDPAWLSRSAFDDAYEIVQARSMARALYLLREEQFEGVFVTASQLPPLRWAGMLLQSDEILEAIADGVAVVEPQSQRVLWYNPEFRNLVATEGDPINRPFFEVLAFPERCEPDLCPFQQSQATKQPAGCVLKLGTGNYFRLNVTPILDGEGGLQSLIALTRDITDEVLQEQKVRAINKAGEELADLTPEELAALRVDERIDVLKFNIVRHMRDLLGLDFIEIRLLKPSGKLEPVLTEGMTPLAADRELFAAETGNGVTGYVAATGKGYLCDDTTQDPLYLEGAVNARSSLTVPLVRHGRVIGTLNVESPKPNAFDRRDQQFLEIYARNIASALTTLELLEAEKVSTARASVEAIVKELALPLDDILGDATTALDRYAGHDEDIVNRLRHLLYRAREIRGLIRRAGATVLPEGSRNARPPKRLADARVLVVDADESIRWAAHQLLEQQGATVETARDALEAIALARQTPYAAALVDIRLPDLDGYEAYRRIREVQPGVPVILMTGFGYDPTHSIVKARKEGLRTVLYKPFHVDRLIEAVEQAVRSPEPIPPADGFPPAVQ, encoded by the coding sequence GTGTCCGAGAAGCCTCGTGTCCTGGTGATCGATCGCGAGTCTGACCCTGCCTGGCTCTCTCGCTCGGCGTTCGATGACGCGTACGAGATCGTTCAGGCCCGGAGTATGGCCCGGGCACTCTACTTGCTCCGTGAGGAGCAGTTCGAGGGCGTCTTCGTCACCGCCTCGCAGCTTCCCCCGCTGCGCTGGGCGGGTATGCTCCTGCAGTCGGATGAGATTCTCGAAGCGATCGCCGACGGCGTGGCCGTGGTTGAGCCGCAGAGCCAAAGGGTGCTCTGGTACAACCCCGAATTCCGCAACCTCGTCGCCACCGAGGGGGATCCGATCAACCGGCCCTTCTTCGAGGTCCTTGCGTTTCCCGAGCGTTGCGAGCCGGATCTCTGTCCTTTTCAGCAATCGCAAGCGACGAAACAACCCGCCGGGTGCGTCTTGAAGCTGGGCACCGGCAACTACTTCCGGCTGAATGTGACGCCGATCCTCGATGGTGAGGGAGGGTTACAGTCGCTCATCGCCCTGACCCGCGACATCACCGACGAGGTGCTTCAGGAGCAAAAAGTCCGCGCCATCAACAAGGCCGGCGAGGAACTGGCCGATCTGACTCCCGAAGAGCTTGCCGCCCTTCGGGTCGATGAGCGGATCGACGTCCTGAAGTTCAACATCGTTCGCCACATGCGCGACCTGCTCGGGCTCGATTTTATTGAGATTCGATTGCTGAAACCGTCGGGCAAGCTCGAACCGGTGTTGACCGAAGGAATGACTCCGTTGGCGGCCGATCGGGAGCTGTTCGCGGCCGAGACCGGCAACGGCGTAACCGGCTACGTGGCGGCGACGGGCAAGGGCTACCTGTGCGACGACACGACCCAGGATCCGCTTTACCTGGAAGGGGCCGTCAACGCCCGAAGTTCGCTGACCGTCCCCCTCGTCAGGCATGGGCGGGTCATCGGCACCCTAAACGTCGAGAGCCCCAAGCCGAATGCCTTCGATCGCCGCGACCAGCAATTTCTCGAAATTTATGCGCGCAACATCGCGTCGGCCCTGACGACTCTGGAATTGCTTGAAGCCGAGAAGGTGAGCACGGCCCGGGCCTCGGTCGAAGCGATCGTCAAGGAGCTGGCCTTGCCGCTCGACGACATCCTCGGCGATGCCACCACCGCGCTCGACCGCTACGCCGGGCACGACGAGGACATCGTCAACCGCCTTCGACACCTGTTGTATCGCGCCCGCGAGATTCGAGGCCTGATCCGACGCGCCGGGGCCACCGTGCTGCCCGAAGGTTCTCGGAACGCGAGACCTCCGAAGCGCCTGGCCGACGCAAGGGTTCTGGTTGTTGATGCCGACGAGTCCATTCGCTGGGCGGCCCACCAATTGCTGGAACAGCAAGGAGCGACCGTCGAAACCGCCCGAGACGCACTGGAGGCCATCGCCCTGGCCCGGCAAACTCCCTACGCCGCGGCCCTGGTCGATATTCGCCTGCCCGATCTCGACGGTTACGAAGCGTACCGCCGCATTCGGGAGGTCCAACCGGGGGTTCCCGTCATCTTGATGACCGGCTTTGGCTACGATCCGACACACTCCATTGTCAAGGCACGCAAGGAAGGCCTGCGCACGGTTTTGTACAAACCGTTTCATGTTGATCGTCTTATTGAAGCCGTCGAACAAGCTGTCCGGTCTCCCGAGCCGATTCCCCCGGCCGACGGTTTCCCCCCGGCTGTTCAATGA
- a CDS encoding hydrolase: MSSPDRLTAREGGLLVIDLQGKLLDTMRYGDLVVANAVRLIQAAQLLSVPVWATEQYPEGLGSTVAEVQELIPDRPSKRTFHCLGVPGLEERVRERDVRHITLTGIEAHVCVAQTALELIDRGFRVQVPADAVGSRNSMDWEFALRRMERAGAVLTTTEAVLFEWAETSDRPEFKAISALVRDFVPPRKRKDKHKDRPRPKDTDPDEDE, from the coding sequence ATGTCCTCTCCCGACCGCCTGACCGCCCGAGAGGGGGGCTTGCTTGTCATTGACCTCCAGGGGAAGCTCCTGGACACCATGCGCTATGGCGACCTCGTCGTGGCGAATGCTGTGCGCCTGATTCAAGCGGCCCAATTGCTTTCAGTCCCGGTCTGGGCCACCGAGCAATATCCCGAAGGGCTTGGTTCGACGGTTGCCGAGGTGCAAGAGTTGATTCCCGATCGCCCTTCAAAGCGGACCTTTCACTGCCTCGGCGTTCCGGGGCTGGAAGAGCGGGTACGAGAGCGAGACGTCCGTCACATCACGCTCACGGGGATTGAGGCCCATGTCTGTGTTGCCCAGACGGCCCTGGAACTGATCGACCGCGGCTTCCGGGTGCAGGTGCCGGCCGATGCCGTCGGCTCGCGGAACTCGATGGACTGGGAGTTTGCCCTGCGACGCATGGAACGGGCTGGGGCCGTCCTGACGACGACCGAGGCCGTCCTGTTCGAATGGGCTGAGACGTCCGATCGCCCGGAATTCAAGGCCATCAGCGCCCTCGTCCGCGACTTCGTCCCCCCTCGGAAACGCAAGGACAAGCACAAGGACCGCCCCCGTCCCAAAGATACCGACCCAGATGAGGACGAGTGA
- a CDS encoding pyridoxal-phosphate-dependent aminotransferase family protein: protein MTTPAAKPLEPSPRVLLGPGPSNVHPRVLSALGMPLVGHLDPEFVSLMDEMQGMLRQVFRTENPLTLAVSGTGSAGMEAVVVNVIEPGDKMLVCVNGVFGGRMVDVAQRAGAEVTAIERPWGEVFDPQEVEDAIKKVGPKLVGIVHAETSTGAHQPVQEIARIAHDHGAMIAIDTVTSLAGVPVEIDAWDIDAVYSGTQKCLSCPPGLAPVSFGPRAIEAIKNRKSKVQSWYLDMTMIGRYWGSDRFYHHTAPINMNFALREALALVLEEGLDARFARHALNARALATGLKAMGIDYVTAEGHRLPQLNCVSIPEGVDDLAVRKRLLHDWNVEIGGGLGDLKGRAWRIGLMGYGSRRESVTLVLAALETCLRDSGVSIEPGAALAAAAEVYAEATTATASA, encoded by the coding sequence GTGACCACACCTGCCGCCAAGCCCCTGGAGCCTTCTCCCCGAGTCCTGCTCGGCCCTGGACCGTCGAACGTTCATCCTCGCGTTCTCTCGGCGCTGGGGATGCCCCTAGTCGGCCACCTCGACCCCGAGTTCGTCTCCTTGATGGACGAGATGCAGGGGATGCTCCGCCAGGTTTTCCGTACCGAGAACCCCCTGACCCTGGCCGTCTCAGGCACCGGATCAGCCGGCATGGAAGCGGTGGTCGTCAACGTGATCGAGCCGGGCGATAAGATGCTCGTCTGTGTCAACGGCGTCTTCGGCGGCCGGATGGTCGATGTCGCTCAGCGCGCCGGGGCCGAGGTCACCGCCATCGAACGCCCCTGGGGAGAGGTCTTCGACCCTCAGGAGGTGGAAGACGCCATCAAGAAGGTCGGCCCGAAGCTCGTCGGCATCGTCCACGCCGAAACCTCGACCGGTGCTCATCAGCCCGTCCAGGAGATCGCCCGCATCGCCCACGACCACGGTGCGATGATCGCCATCGACACCGTGACCTCGCTCGCCGGCGTGCCTGTCGAGATCGATGCCTGGGACATCGACGCCGTTTACTCCGGCACCCAGAAGTGCCTGAGCTGCCCCCCAGGCCTCGCCCCCGTCTCGTTTGGCCCGAGGGCAATTGAGGCGATCAAGAACCGCAAGAGCAAGGTGCAGTCATGGTATCTCGACATGACCATGATCGGTCGCTACTGGGGTTCCGACCGCTTTTATCACCACACCGCGCCGATCAATATGAATTTCGCCCTCCGCGAGGCCCTGGCCCTGGTCCTCGAAGAAGGGCTCGACGCCCGATTCGCCCGCCACGCCCTGAACGCTCGGGCCCTCGCCACCGGCCTGAAGGCGATGGGGATCGACTACGTCACGGCTGAAGGTCACCGCTTGCCGCAGCTCAACTGCGTAAGCATCCCCGAAGGCGTCGATGACCTGGCCGTGCGCAAGCGGTTGCTCCACGACTGGAACGTCGAGATCGGCGGCGGCCTCGGCGACCTGAAAGGCCGCGCCTGGCGGATCGGCCTGATGGGTTACGGCTCCCGGCGCGAGTCGGTCACCCTCGTCCTTGCTGCCCTGGAAACCTGCCTCCGCGACTCCGGCGTCTCCATCGAGCCCGGCGCCGCACTGGCCGCCGCTGCCGAGGTTTATGCCGAGGCCACCACCGCGACGGCCTCGGCCTGA
- a CDS encoding CRTAC1 family protein, giving the protein MTPSTNHSGGSTIEVLNWAMILVVVGAIALAMTGCGGEASTEYVPQAAAPERAPIVEVAALPTVRYVEITDESGIDFVHENAARGEKLLPETMGSGVAVIDYDTDGDPDLLFVNQLPWDAEEGSTGGPTMALYRNDGTGHFADVTSAAGLSIPMHGMGAVVGDIDNDGDPDLYITTVSGGRLFRNDDGVFAEITEEANAKAGDGWLTSGSFFDMDNDGFLDLFLCAYVDWSAEYDSSQGFQLTGTGSERAYGPPTAFRGDHNIVLRNNGDGTFTDVSEEAGIRLVTPELKDPMAKALGVAPFDIDGDGFVDLAIANDTVRNFLFRNNGDGTFEELGIVSGVSFDPSGQVRGAMGIDWAHFRNDRSLALAIANFANEMTAFYVADDPSRMQFIDLANVFGLGAPTQPPLKFGLFFFDYDLDGRLDLLSVNGHLESDIEKTQASETYRQSAQLFWNSGRPGPTLFTQVTAETVGPDLFTPIVGRGSAYVDLDGDGDLDVVMTSNGERARIFRNDGGNENNWVRLNLVGRDSNRDGIGARLALKAGGTEQLRQHFPGKGYLSSVEFPITFGLGSADQVQSLRIEWPSGASTELSDLEVNRTYTIDESEGIVSSDGPKEGPGEG; this is encoded by the coding sequence ATGACTCCTTCCACAAACCACTCAGGCGGATCGACGATCGAAGTCTTGAACTGGGCGATGATCCTGGTCGTGGTCGGGGCCATTGCGCTGGCGATGACCGGTTGTGGAGGCGAGGCGAGCACCGAGTACGTGCCTCAGGCCGCTGCTCCGGAACGTGCTCCGATCGTTGAGGTCGCCGCCTTGCCGACGGTGCGCTATGTCGAGATCACCGACGAAAGCGGCATCGACTTTGTCCACGAGAACGCGGCGAGGGGAGAGAAACTGCTTCCCGAGACCATGGGCTCTGGCGTGGCCGTCATCGATTACGACACCGACGGCGACCCCGACCTCCTGTTTGTCAACCAGCTTCCCTGGGATGCGGAGGAAGGCAGTACAGGAGGCCCGACCATGGCCCTTTACCGGAATGACGGTACAGGGCACTTCGCTGACGTGACCTCGGCCGCCGGTCTGTCGATTCCGATGCATGGCATGGGGGCGGTCGTGGGCGACATCGACAATGACGGCGACCCTGATCTTTACATCACCACGGTGTCCGGCGGTCGTCTGTTTCGGAACGACGACGGGGTTTTTGCTGAGATCACCGAGGAGGCAAACGCCAAGGCCGGCGACGGCTGGCTCACGTCCGGGTCATTCTTCGACATGGACAACGACGGATTTCTGGATCTGTTCCTGTGTGCTTATGTCGATTGGTCGGCCGAATACGACAGCTCTCAAGGGTTCCAGCTGACCGGGACGGGGTCGGAGCGGGCGTACGGGCCGCCAACCGCGTTCCGGGGGGATCACAACATCGTGCTCCGCAACAACGGAGACGGGACCTTTACCGATGTCAGCGAGGAGGCCGGGATCCGACTGGTCACCCCGGAGCTGAAAGACCCGATGGCCAAGGCTCTCGGCGTGGCCCCGTTCGATATCGACGGAGATGGATTTGTTGATCTTGCGATCGCCAATGACACGGTGCGGAACTTTCTGTTCCGGAACAATGGCGACGGGACGTTTGAGGAACTGGGGATCGTCTCCGGGGTCTCGTTCGATCCTTCGGGCCAGGTTCGGGGGGCGATGGGGATTGACTGGGCCCACTTCCGCAACGATCGCTCGCTGGCGCTGGCGATCGCCAACTTCGCGAACGAGATGACCGCGTTTTACGTGGCGGATGATCCGTCTCGAATGCAGTTCATCGACCTGGCGAACGTCTTCGGCCTCGGGGCGCCGACCCAGCCGCCCTTGAAGTTCGGCCTGTTCTTCTTCGATTACGACCTCGACGGCCGGCTCGACCTCCTGTCGGTCAACGGCCACCTTGAGTCGGACATCGAAAAGACCCAGGCGAGCGAAACTTACCGCCAGTCGGCCCAGCTGTTCTGGAACAGCGGACGCCCGGGTCCGACCCTGTTTACCCAGGTCACCGCCGAGACGGTCGGCCCCGATCTGTTCACGCCGATCGTGGGTCGAGGCAGTGCCTATGTCGATCTCGACGGCGACGGCGACCTCGACGTGGTGATGACCTCCAACGGGGAGCGTGCCCGGATCTTCCGTAACGACGGAGGAAATGAGAATAACTGGGTGCGTCTGAACCTGGTCGGGCGCGACTCGAACCGCGACGGTATTGGCGCCCGGCTGGCTCTGAAGGCCGGGGGGACCGAGCAACTCCGGCAGCATTTCCCGGGCAAGGGGTATCTGTCGTCGGTCGAATTCCCGATCACCTTCGGGCTAGGATCGGCCGATCAGGTCCAGTCGCTGCGCATAGAATGGCCCTCAGGGGCTTCGACTGAACTGAGCGATCTGGAGGTCAATCGCACGTATACGATCGACGAGTCCGAAGGGATTGTCTCATCCGACGGGCCGAAGGAAGGCCCCGGCGAAGGTTGA
- a CDS encoding tetratricopeptide repeat protein, with the protein MRDRRGFVYKPAIGKGLRPLLWIVLIGFAVLGATGIYMASVTLLTWLSGAPQDTYFYMLMVALHLLLGFVIIVPFIVFGFGHLLTSRNRPNRSAIRQGYWLLGTSIIVLISGIVLIRIGGFEVRDPVLREIGYWLHLITPPLAIVLYVRHRLAGPRIKWQYARIWTAAVGVVVVLMGFMHAFDPRETNKVGPREGAQYFFPSEVKTADGNLIPAETLMMDQYCMDCHQDSYDGWFHSSHHFSSFNNPMYLASVRETREVSLARDGTTRAARWCAGCHDPVPFLSGKFDDPNYDDVNDPTAHAGITCTSCHSITHVNSTRGNGDYTIEEPQHYPFATSDNAVLKWINHTLVKAKPELHKQTFLKPLHKTTEFCSTCHKVSLPFELNHYKDFTRGQNHHDSYLLSGVSGHGARSFYYPEVAKTNCAECHMNFIPSDDFGARNFDGEPGREIHNHLFPAANTGLASALGHEEAMKAHAEYLQDKKLRVDLFGVIEGGTIDGELIAPLRPKVPELKPGNSYLIEVVVRTLGVGHHFSQGTVDSNEIWVELTASSDGRVIGKSGGMDDDGHVDPYSRFLNVYMLDRYGNRIDRRNPQDIFVPLYNRQIPPGAGQVVHFRIDVPSEGVSGPIELEAKVNYRKFDRTYLDFIYGEGQWPDPDGDGEPDLLPTVVMARDSIQLPVAGGPTPENPPSPIEQEWQRWNDYGIGLFLEGGETGAQKGLLKQAEPVFLTVAEQYGKADGWVNLARVYRREGRIPEALEALENAAADPEFKASWTINWLTGLINMDQGNLDAAIKNFEDVLNTRVPARKFDFSKDYVVINDLGRALDRRGRIEPLDSEERLSYMSRAVDAFRRTLALDSENEAAHFGIGQAYAEFVRTRSALDPWEGPPPPPENLIETAKTIANGANAKDNRAATNQAKARAEQSRTMTRLIEAFINGPRPPFASRVGILIEVSTHLGKAWETEVDAEARSELSRALETAHKALHDLVRPDETAQGRAIQTARQNNPAADMNAQPIVIYDLHRPGAPGLPENASRRESVSETEDRASNEVTE; encoded by the coding sequence ATGCGTGATCGCCGGGGGTTTGTCTACAAGCCGGCAATCGGCAAGGGGCTACGTCCCTTGCTCTGGATCGTCTTGATCGGCTTCGCCGTGCTGGGCGCGACGGGGATTTACATGGCCAGTGTCACGTTGTTGACCTGGCTGAGCGGAGCGCCTCAGGATACCTATTTCTACATGCTCATGGTGGCCCTGCATCTCTTGCTGGGCTTCGTCATCATCGTTCCGTTCATCGTCTTCGGCTTCGGTCACCTGCTGACCTCCAGGAATCGGCCGAACCGTTCGGCGATTCGCCAGGGATACTGGCTGCTGGGAACGTCGATCATCGTCTTGATCTCTGGAATCGTCCTGATCCGAATCGGCGGGTTCGAGGTGCGGGATCCGGTCCTTCGGGAAATCGGGTACTGGCTGCACCTGATCACCCCTCCGCTGGCCATTGTGCTGTACGTGAGGCATCGTCTGGCCGGGCCTCGGATCAAGTGGCAGTATGCCCGGATCTGGACGGCAGCCGTCGGGGTCGTGGTGGTTTTGATGGGATTCATGCACGCCTTCGACCCGAGGGAAACGAACAAGGTCGGGCCTCGCGAAGGAGCGCAGTATTTCTTCCCATCAGAGGTCAAGACAGCCGACGGCAACCTGATTCCGGCAGAGACCTTGATGATGGACCAGTACTGCATGGACTGCCATCAAGATTCGTACGACGGCTGGTTCCACTCGTCGCACCATTTCAGCTCGTTCAACAACCCGATGTATCTGGCGAGCGTCCGGGAAACCCGAGAGGTCTCGCTAGCCCGAGACGGAACGACCCGAGCCGCCCGATGGTGCGCCGGCTGTCACGACCCGGTTCCGTTTCTCTCCGGGAAGTTCGACGACCCGAACTATGACGATGTGAATGATCCGACCGCTCATGCGGGGATCACCTGCACGTCGTGCCACTCCATCACACACGTCAACAGCACGCGTGGGAATGGCGACTACACCATTGAGGAACCGCAGCATTATCCCTTCGCCACAAGTGACAATGCGGTATTGAAGTGGATCAACCACACGCTGGTCAAAGCGAAGCCGGAACTGCACAAGCAGACCTTCCTCAAGCCATTGCACAAGACGACGGAGTTCTGCTCGACCTGTCACAAAGTCAGCCTGCCCTTCGAGCTAAATCATTACAAGGACTTCACACGAGGGCAGAACCACCACGATTCTTACCTTCTGTCCGGTGTCTCCGGCCACGGAGCGAGAAGCTTCTATTACCCCGAGGTGGCGAAGACGAATTGCGCGGAATGCCACATGAATTTCATCCCGTCCGATGACTTCGGCGCTCGTAATTTCGACGGCGAACCCGGTCGGGAGATCCACAATCACCTGTTCCCGGCGGCGAATACAGGGCTGGCCTCGGCCCTTGGGCACGAGGAGGCCATGAAGGCTCATGCGGAATACTTGCAGGACAAGAAACTCCGCGTTGATTTGTTCGGCGTGATCGAAGGGGGCACAATCGACGGAGAACTGATCGCTCCGCTTCGGCCAAAGGTTCCGGAATTGAAGCCGGGGAACTCGTATCTGATCGAGGTCGTCGTGCGGACGCTCGGTGTCGGCCACCACTTCTCACAGGGGACGGTGGACTCGAATGAGATTTGGGTGGAGCTGACGGCATCGAGCGACGGCCGGGTGATCGGCAAGTCGGGTGGCATGGACGACGACGGTCATGTCGATCCATACTCGCGGTTCCTTAACGTCTACATGCTCGACCGGTACGGTAATCGGATCGACCGGCGCAATCCTCAAGACATCTTTGTCCCCCTGTACAACCGACAGATTCCGCCTGGGGCCGGTCAGGTCGTCCACTTCCGGATCGACGTGCCGAGTGAGGGCGTTTCCGGACCGATTGAGCTGGAGGCGAAGGTCAACTACCGGAAGTTTGACCGGACCTATCTGGACTTCATCTACGGCGAAGGGCAATGGCCCGACCCGGACGGCGACGGCGAACCGGACCTCTTGCCGACTGTTGTGATGGCACGAGACTCGATCCAGCTGCCGGTTGCCGGGGGACCCACGCCGGAGAACCCTCCGTCGCCGATCGAACAGGAATGGCAGCGCTGGAATGATTACGGCATCGGTCTGTTCCTCGAAGGAGGAGAAACGGGAGCCCAGAAGGGACTCTTAAAACAGGCCGAGCCTGTCTTCCTGACCGTGGCCGAACAGTACGGCAAGGCCGACGGCTGGGTGAACCTTGCCCGCGTCTATCGACGCGAAGGGCGCATTCCCGAGGCGCTGGAAGCGCTCGAAAACGCCGCGGCTGATCCGGAGTTCAAGGCCTCTTGGACGATCAACTGGCTGACTGGCCTGATCAACATGGATCAAGGAAACCTTGATGCTGCGATCAAGAACTTTGAAGACGTGCTCAACACTCGCGTTCCGGCTCGGAAGTTCGATTTCAGCAAGGATTATGTCGTCATCAATGACCTCGGCCGAGCGCTTGACCGTCGAGGACGGATCGAACCGCTTGATAGCGAGGAGAGGCTCTCGTACATGAGCCGCGCGGTCGATGCGTTCCGGCGTACGTTGGCCCTCGACTCGGAAAACGAGGCGGCTCATTTCGGGATCGGCCAGGCCTATGCGGAGTTTGTTCGGACGCGATCGGCGCTTGATCCGTGGGAAGGACCTCCTCCACCTCCCGAGAATCTGATCGAAACCGCCAAAACGATCGCCAACGGCGCCAATGCGAAGGACAATCGCGCCGCAACCAACCAGGCCAAGGCCAGAGCCGAGCAGTCTCGAACCATGACGCGGTTGATCGAGGCGTTCATCAACGGACCAAGACCGCCTTTTGCGTCACGAGTCGGCATCTTGATCGAGGTCAGTACGCACCTTGGCAAGGCCTGGGAAACCGAGGTCGACGCCGAGGCCCGCTCGGAACTGTCGAGGGCGCTGGAGACGGCCCATAAGGCACTGCATGATCTGGTCCGACCCGATGAAACCGCCCAGGGTCGGGCGATTCAGACGGCTCGGCAAAACAATCCTGCCGCAGACATGAACGCGCAGCCGATTGTCATCTACGACCTGCATCGTCCGGGAGCACCGGGACTCCCCGAGAACGCCAGCCGTCGTGAATCCGTAAGCGAAACCGAGGATCGAGCCAGCAACGAGGTGACGGAATGA